The sequence gcctgcgggtcgagttctagtcgatcaggtttgagggctgattccatagtggttttcttaagtctattaaattgatgtaaccatcaattcactcgaaacacgataggaagtaaactgtggctttaatagacttacaactgagcctgcctgcgaccagaagaactgagggcagactcacaaggctgcagcactttatacttccggtagtgggaggggccatgggtggagccaaggatggagccctctacaagctcctcatctccccctgtgggcagagccacgcaatggctcacagacagagcccacaaggacacaatgctatactaTGCTATGAATTAAGCAATGTACAATCACCacagtccaatgtctatttttgcctctctcttaccttttatgtattgaaaaaaaactcttcctatcttcttttatatttctagctagtttgcactcatatttcatcttctccccccttattgctattttagttgtcctctgctcacttttaacgGGTTCTCAatcctctgacttcccactaatcctcgcctcttcatatgctttttcttttgcttttatgctgtccttgactttcctCGTCAGCCTTGTCcgccccttagcatgtttcttcctccttgggatgaatttctgttccgCCCcctgaataaccccccaaaacccctgccattgctgttccactgtattCTCttctgggctccttttccaatcaactctggccagcttctccctcatgtctttgtagttacccttatttaattgtgatACCATTATATCTGATTCCAGGTTCTCTTTCTCGAACTACAGGgttaattctatcatattgtggtcactgctccctaggggttccttcaccttaagatctctaatcaagtctgcctcattacacatcaccaaatccagaattgcctgtttcctagtaggctctgtcacaagctgctcaaaaaacccatctcttagacattccacaaattccttttcttgggatccactaccaacccgattttcccagttcacctgcatattgaagtcccccatcatTATTGTAATAttaccttttttacatgccttttctatctcctaatttattttctgccccacatcctgactactgctagggggcatGTACAGATTCTTTTTACCTATCTCCTGGTGAAGCTCCTGCACCAGGTACTGCAAGCATCAATGCTGGGtccacaactgttcacaatctatatcaaagaacaaagaacaaagaaaattacagcacaggaacaggcccttcggccctcccagcctgccccgatccagatcctttatttaaacctgttgcctattttccaaggatctacttccctctgttccccgcccgttcatatatctgtccagatgcatcttaaatgatgctatcgtgcccacctctaccacctccgctggcaaagcgttccaggcacccaccaccctctgcgtaaaaaactttccacgcacatctcccttaaagtttccccctctcaccttgaaatcgtgaccccttgtaattgacacccccaatcttggaaaaagcttgttgctatccaccctgtccatacctctcataattttgtagacctcaatcaggtcccccctcaacctccgtctttccaacgaaaacaatactaatctactcaacctttcttcatagctagcaccctccataccaggcaacatcctggtgaacctcctctgtaccctctctaaagcatccacatccttctggtaatgtggtgaccagaactgcacgcagtattccaaatgtggcctaaccaaattcctatacaactgtaacatgacctaccgACTCTTGCACTCAAAactccgtccgatgaaggcaagcatgctgtatgccttcttgaccactctatcgacctgcgttgtcaccttcagggtacaatggacctgaactcccagatctctctatacatcaattttccccaggactcttccattgaccatatagtccgctcttgaattagatcttccaaaatgcatcacctcgcatttgcctggattgaactccatctgcaatttctctgcccaactctccaatctatctatattttgctgtattctctgacagtcctcctcaccatctgcaactccaccaatcttagtatcatctgcaaacttgctcatcagaccacctataccttcgtccagatcatttatgtatatcacaaacaacagtggtccgagcacggatccctctggaacaccactagtcacctttctccattttgagacactcccttccaccactactctctatctcctgtcgcccagccagttctttatccatttagctagtacaccctgaaccccatacgacttcactttttccatcaacctgccatgggaaactttatcaaatgccttactgaagtccatgtatatgacatctacagcccttccctcatcaattaactttgtcacttcctcaaagaattctattaggtttgtaagacatgaccttccctgcacaaaaccatgctgcctatcactgataagtctattttcttccaaatgtgaatagatcctatccctcagtatcttctccaacagtttgcctaccactgacgtcaagctcacaggtctataattccctggattatccctgctacccttcttaaacaaagggacaacattagcaattctccagttctccgggacctcacccgtgctcaaggatgctgcaaagatatctgttaaggcccctcgTTTTTTCatccctcgtttccctcagtaacctgggatagatcccatctggtcctggggacttgtccaccttaatgccttttggaatacccaaaacctctcccttccttatgccgacatgacctagagtatttaaacatccatccctatcctcaacatctgtcatgtccctctccttggtgaataccgatgcaaagtactcattaagaatctcactcatttcctctgactctacgcataaattccctcttttgtctttgagtgggccaatcctttctctagttaccctcttgctccttatatatgaataaaaggctttgggattttccttaaccctgttagccaaagatatttcatgaccccttttagccctctttattgcgcgtttgagatttgtcctactttcccgatattccaaagcttcatcagttttgagttgcctcgatcttatgtatgcttcctttttcatcttagctagtctcaaaatttcacccgtcatccatggttccctaatcttgccatttctatctctcattttcacagggacatgtctgtcctgcactctaatcaacctttccttaaaagactcccacatttcaaatgtggatttacccttaaacagctgctcccaatccacattccctagctcctgccgaattttgttatagttggcctttccccaatttagcactcttcctttagggccactctcgtctttgtccatgagtattctaaaacttacggcattgtgatcgctattcccaaagtaatcaccgactgaaactttaaccacctggccgggatcattccccaataccaggtccagtatggccccttcccaatttggactatttacatactgctctaaaaaactatcctggatgctccttacaaattctgctccatctacacctccaacactacatgagtcccatcacaaccaccctattgctcctacattgttctataatctgtctacatatttgtacctctacttcacgctcgcttttgggaggcctgtagtaatgtcccaacaatgttactgcacccttcctatttcttagctctatccatattgcctcagtgctcgaatcctccatcatgccctccttaatcacagctgtgatgtcatctctgactagtaatgcaactcctccaccccttttacctccctccctatccctcctgaagcatctataccatgggatatttagttgccagtcttgcccttccctcaaccaagtctcagtaataccaatgacatcatattcccaggtactaatccaagccctaaattcatctgccttacctgctacacttcttgcattaaaacaaatgcacctcatacCACCTGTCCCTGTTCCAAAGGTTTAGATGTTGggatcaaatgtaatatttccaaaattGGCTGCTGACACAAAACGTGTGGGAATCTAAATTGTGAGAAGGATGCAAATCTTCAAGGGAACTTGGACAGGGCAAATTAataggcaagaacatggcagattgaACATAATGTGAAGTTATCAAGTTAGAGAATAAATGGAAagacagagtatttcttaaatagtGAGAAGTTGGAAAGTGTTGATGTTCAAGGGGACTTGGAGGTCTTTGTTCATTGAGTCACTaaaggctaacatgcaggtgcagcaaccaATAGGAAGGCAATTGGTATGTTTGGCCTTCATTACAAGGGAATTTAAGTACAAGAGCAAAGAAAACTTGCTGAAATTGTAAAGAGCTTTGGtaagacagcacctggagtattgtgcacagttttggtctccttacttgcaaTGGAGGGTCAAGGAAGATGGCAGGAttgttatatgaggagagattgaagaaaCTGGGCCTGCAATATCTtgagttagaagaatgagagatgatcacaTCATCAAATACCAAGGTAGTCAATCTTTTCTCCTGGGCTATATTGTCCAAGGTCCCACCCTTCCAAAGAACGGAATATAAAATAAGGAAAATTTGCGGACGCTGGAATGAAACAaatagacctgctgagttttcccagcattctctgacagcatcagtagggagggagagagaacaagAAGAATATCCTTTATGAAATGggaagaccaaaactacacatcgTGCCTCAGCTGTAGTCTCACCATTGATACCACTTGGTCCATACCGTATGTTTTTGATAGCCCGGGAACGTTGAATTTGCTGTCAGCAGATATAAGACACTGTTGTAACGCGCATACACGAGTGACTTGATTGAATTACTTTGGAACTAAATAATTTTAAACCTCCCACTGCTACAAAATGACAATAAAGTGCTTCATTTTGGCAGATTTCACAAGTTCTGCACCTAACCTTTCCCAGAAGGGGAAAATCAGTAAGACGGAGAAAATACTGACCCGAACTGTTTTTCCGTCTGAGTTCATGCATGAGTACTTCATATTTTGTCTGATCTAAATTATATCGGTACAAATAATGCTCTTTGGACCCCcttgtgtttcttggtggtggtGGTTTTACTTTGTCATCCTTTCCAAATGGATTCAGAATATAAATGATTACAGTCCTGCCTATTGCCGCTATACACACTGGCGCGCTTTTGAAGCCTCAGCTTGAAGGCGATGTGAATATTAATGATATTGGCCGGCTTCGTGCTGCACCGTGTGTCCACCCTGGTCACCTGGTGGAGCTCTGCTGCCGGCTGGCGGGACTGGCGGGCAGCGGGCGCTTGGCGCAGTGCGCTGGAAGGAGCTCCAGTAgcggctccctctccccccaagctCCGGCTCcccggccccagctggcgggtgAATTCCAGGTGCACTGAGCCATGTCTGGCCGCACTGCCAGGGCTGTTTTCCAGGACTGGAAACCGAGACTCTCAGCAGATTCCTGGAGTGATTCCAGAAATTAGCAGCAGGTTGAAGAcgcgccctcccctccctcccccagcgagTTACTGCCGACCCCCGAATAGACCCGCTTTTCCTGGCAAGATTCAAACTTTGCCGAGTTGCCTGGGAATCGGCCCCGCCGTTTTGCAGAGGGCGCCCTGTCTGATCATCTCGCTGCAGAGCTGCGGAGGCTGCAGCCGCAGTTTGGCTGCTGGAGGCGGCACTCTCAGTGCGGCCGCAGAAAGCCGGTCAGGGCCACGAGGTAAGTGACTGCAttctttcttcctcttgtacCGACTGCGCCGACCGCTCATCTCGATGTAAAATGTCGGGAAGCTGTGGGAattaacttcctggttcccccaGAGTGACGTTTGACATTTAGGGGAATTTAGCGCTGGGGAATTCCTCTCGGAAGTTCTCACGTAAGGTTTGCCCAGTTATTGTCCAgatgtgtgtggtgatatgcatcactgtaaatacacaaagggttaatgtaaatacattaagactaagtaaacactagagggagcaccagagacatcatgacatgcagacatacagctaatgaacaaatagaataggacacgaccaatgggcaatcaAGACACTCAGAGGTGatgctaccacaagggggcattacacaacccacatataaggacagggcacatagGCTCTGTGTCTTTCCACAGGCGATGcatagagagtaggacaggggcagatcagaagcatcacaaccaccacgtggcttagagcagactggttagttagactgagttacaatagcaagattagcaggagagtcgaactcatagagaactgtgctaatggttcaataaatgatATTGAACTTacctcaaagtctggagtatcttttggtcaaagctgcattgagttgcaggctatgttatcccagagtacataacacaacagtgccaacttcctctggacaattgcactgggctgggaaccacCTGACACAGGTGATTTAAATGGTTAACACTAGGTGGTTCTGTCAGTTTTaacctgatagttactctgaaagagttagagggGAAAATAATCACTGCTAATTCCTGAGTAAGTACTTAGGAAACCCAGACCCAGCCTtgcaccagaccccccccccccccctcatgggaTCCACTACAGAATCTCCACACCTCCCCACTCCATCTGACCACACCTCCAAACATCCTGATCCAACATGACCCCCTACCCCTCctgaactgacccccccccccccaagaatgaaCCACCCACACCTCCTTGTTCAAGACCCTCTACAGTCATAACTTGAGGTCCCTCTCCACTCTGGTCTGATCCAGTACCCCCTCACCACAGgccgattccacccccccccccccaccaaggggaCCCACTGCAGCATCTccacttctcccacccccctTAATCTGACCACACCTCCCAACCATCCTGATCCtgtcccaacaccaccaccccccaaccctccttggCCTGACCAACCCCCTGCTCTGACTCGACCTCCCCACCTCCTCGACACAGTCTGACCTGACCTGATCCCCCTCTGGTGGGCCCATTTAACTTTGAAACTTACCTTCTCCTTTAAATTGTCCCATTAAACACCTCCTTTACAGCAGCTGCTGCTGTAAATAGGGTCTGTTCCTTTCTTCTCTGTACCTCAGTTACTCCACGATGATGCAGCTGGAGGTGTGCTtcgctgctcctctccctcccagCCTGACTGGGGAAGGTTGGGCAAGACAGGGGCTTTGGAATATCAACATGGATAAATGCATCAAGAGTAGTAATTGCTGGAGATTGCCAAtctgttttttaataaatttagagtacccaattcattttttttccaattaaggggcaatgtagcttgggcaatccatctagccagcacacctttgggttgtggggctgaaacccacgtaaacatggggagaatgtgcaaacttcacacggacagtgacccagagccgggattgaacctgggtcctcggcatcgtgaggcagcagtgctaaccactgcaccaccgtgctgcccttgagattgCCATTCTGAGGAAGTTAGGGGCCATTGCTTCAATATTTCCAGCCTGTAACTGTGATTGCATGCAGGTGTCACAGGGAGCACAGACGATATTTGATGAATAACCAACCATCCTGTTTCCACTTGGTGTTTTCAGACCTGCTTCTCCAAACTGATGTTTTGAAAGATGAATCTAACACAAAGAACCTCGCCTTCCACAGACCAGAGCTTTCTAAATTCAATCAACACCTCGGCTGCGTGGATCACTGGTAACGCAACAGTGACAGATctccagaaactcatccacaCAGCCACTCTTGCCACATGCTCCCTCCTGTTGGTACTTATATTCTGCTTGGGAACATACGGCAACCTAATTGTCTTCTTGTCATTCTTTGATCCAGCATTTAGGAAATTCCGGACTAACTTTGACTTTATGATCCTGAACCTTTCCTTTTGCGATCTATTCCTCTGTTGTGTAACAACACCCATGTTtgctttcattttgttttttgatTCAGACAGCAATGTCTCTGAGGCATTCTGCTTCACCTTTCACCTCACCAGCGCTGCACTCATAATAATGTCCCTCAAATCTGTGGCAGTGATAGCACTCCATCGCCTGCGGATGGTGCTGGGACAGCAACCAAACAGGACAGCTTCTTTCCCCTGTACTCTTATCCTAACCATCAGTCTGTGGACCATAAGTTTTACCCTAGCTACTTTAGCTACCCTCAGGACACATCCTGTGAGATCCAGAGTATGTGTTCCCCTCTTTGGATGCATTGATGGAGATGGTAACGTTATACTGTATCTCTATGTTATAGATTTTGCATTTTGTGTGGCCATTGTGTCCATCTCCTATGTGATGATAGCCCACACACTGAAGAAAAATGCACAAATGAGGAAATGTACAATCATTACAGTTGACACTTCAAGACCCAAGGCCATCATGAGCACAGGGATTGATGGTATACAGCCTCAACCCCTTTACAGAAATCAGAATTACAACAAACTG comes from Scyliorhinus canicula chromosome 1, sScyCan1.1, whole genome shotgun sequence and encodes:
- the gpr75 gene encoding probable G-protein coupled receptor 75, whose amino-acid sequence is MNLTQRTSPSTDQSFLNSINTSAAWITGNATVTDLQKLIHTATLATCSLLLVLIFCLGTYGNLIVFLSFFDPAFRKFRTNFDFMILNLSFCDLFLCCVTTPMFAFILFFDSDSNVSEAFCFTFHLTSAALIIMSLKSVAVIALHRLRMVLGQQPNRTASFPCTLILTISLWTISFTLATLATLRTHPVRSRVCVPLFGCIDGDGNVILYLYVIDFAFCVAIVSISYVMIAHTLKKNAQMRKCTIITVDTSRPKAIMSTGIDGIQPQPLYRNQNYNKLQHVQTHAYSKTLTHVQKSANRLQLVSSVNLSGTKDSKAVVTCVVIVLSVFICCLPLGISLIQDVLTPRSSFILNQLKLCGFTLIFFKSGLNPFIYSRNSAGLRKRILWCTQYVALGCLCCKHKTRLRAVGKGSLHVNRNKSSHHETNSAYMLSPKPQRKLVDQACGPSHSADSMLNPKMSIGQQHYGHSNSTPINTRIEPYYSIYNSSPSQEASTPSSFQPVNPTCEFAKSHIATHHHMAKIQDFVQEYDNTSTKQIPIPSI